A stretch of Pseudoliparis swirei isolate HS2019 ecotype Mariana Trench chromosome 14, NWPU_hadal_v1, whole genome shotgun sequence DNA encodes these proteins:
- the LOC130204610 gene encoding G-protein coupled bile acid receptor 1-like: protein MMDCNDSHPLSGEQLIYAITIPLSTSIILANLVIILGIACNRQLHNTPNYFFLSLLVADLCTGVALPFIPLMGLNRELSFSSCLVAHVFPNFLFLAFLFNLVVVHYERYICIVDPLHYTNLWMHRSFPLALLVVWAPPLLFASLPAFGWNNWTGPDWNGCCASGHDETPLSNCLPNRTKCCSYRRVFPNAFIYLEVYGLVLPAILTIAGMTGRVLWITRGQLRDMCRLHRSVERGSQASDHEQRLNLRYTRCVVAVSLTFLACWVPYLIYMHVCIAFLISDTKRSSATHIVLSCTGIGSMAVVPLVLGLANRQYTEPAYKLLQKLRDRWRRRMRASEEVSV, encoded by the coding sequence ATGATGGACTGCAACGACTCCCACCCTCTCTCGGGGGAGCAGCTCATCTACGCCATCACCATACCGCTGTCGACCTCCATCATCTTGGCCAATCTCGTCATCATCCTGGGCATCGCCTGCAACCGCCAGCTCCACAACACGCCCAACTACTTCTTCCTCAGCCTCCTGGTGGCGGACCTGTGCACGGGCGTGGCGCTGCCCTTCATACCGCTCATGGGCCTGAACCGGGAGCTGAGTTTCAGCTCCTGCCTGGTGGCTCACGTTTTCCCGAACTTCCTCTTCCTGGCGTTCCTTTTCAACCTGGTCGTGGTCCACTACGAGCGCTACATCTGCATCGTCGACCCCTTGCACTACACTAACCTGTGGATGCATCGCAGCTTCCCTCTGGCGCTGCTCGTCGTCTGGGCGCCGCCGCTTCTGTTCGCGTCCCTGCCCGCTTTCGGGTGGAACAACTGGACGGGCCCGGATTGGAACGGCTGCTGTGCGAGCGGCCACGACGAAACGCCGCTTTCAAACTGTTTACCCAACAGGACCAAGTGCTGCTCGTACAGGCGGGTGTTCCCCAACGCCTTCATCTACTTGGAGGTGTACGGACTCGTCCTGCCCGCCATACTAACCATCGCCGGCATGACCGGCCGTGTTCTGTGGATCACCCGAGGCCAGCTGAGGGACATGTGCCGCCTCCATCGCTCGGTGGAGCGTGGCAGCCAGGCCTCGGACCACGAGCAGAGGCTGAACCTGCGGTACACGCGCTGCGTGGTGGCCGTGTCGCTGACCTTTCTGGCGTGCTGGGTGCCCTACCTCATTTACATGCACGTGTGCATCGCCTTCTTGATCAGCGACACCAAGCGGAGCTCCGCCACGCACATCGTGCTGTCGTGCACCGGCATCGGCAGCATGGCGGTGGTGCCGCTGGTGCTCGGCCTCGCCAACAGGCAGTACACGGAGCCCGCGTACAAGCTCCTCCAGAAActcagagacaggtggaggcgaAGGATGCGGGCATCGGAGGAGGTGTCGGTCTGA
- the LOC130204524 gene encoding keratin, type II cytoskeletal 8-like, with the protein MSRPRDYSSQTYPPGLTGPVKSFPTRDKIDPSGKSREKDDMVALNDKFVRLIDKVKHLEDENKKLDMKRKILKDQGDYEGKVDDIVKHLENEMEQQIENLLRDQDKLEAELLQNQEEVEDTKKRYEDNLAKKAELENDFIITKKDVDEGHLEAVDLALELEDLMGKLDFLRIGYDEEIKELESIIQNETVVLRDDSKRSLDMDKIVEGVKTQYANMAGRTREEAEQWNQKKMDAMVSTAGQREKDVRDLRREISDLLRHIQRLNGDLEALQRKEDSLKKDIDDVKTEGDKSLENSREDIAKLEEALRRAKQDLAGQIREHQALMNLKLALDIEIATYRKLLEGEEQRMNHLMRNADF; encoded by the exons ATGTCTAGACCGAGAGATTACAGCAGCCAGACCTACCCCCCCGGCCTCACCGGGCCGGTCAAAAGCTTCCCGACCCGCGACAAGATCGACCCGTCGGGCAAATCCAGGGAGAAGGACGACATGGTGGCACTCAACGACAAGTTCGTCAGGTTGATCGACAAG GTGAAACACCTGGAGGATGAGAATAAGAAGCTTGACATGAAGAGGAAGATCCTCAAGGACCAGGGCGACTATGAGGGGAAGGTCGACGACATCGTCAAGCATCTGGAGAACGAGATGGAGCAGCAGATCGAGAACTTGCTCCGGGACCAAGAcaagctggaggcggagcttctccagaaccaggaggaggtggaagacaCCAAGAAGAG GTATGAGGACAATTTAGCAAAGAAAGCCGAACTTGAGAACGATTTTATCATCACGAAAAAG GACGTCGATGAAGGTCACCTGGAGGCAGTAGATCTGGCTCTGGAGCTGGAGGACCTGATGGGGAAACTGGACTTCCTCAGGATTGGCTATGATGAG GAGATCAAGGAGCTGGAGTCGATCATCCAAAACGAGACGGTGGTCCTACGCGACGACAGCAAGCGGTCTCTGGACATGGACAAGATCGTCGAGGGAGTCAAGACCCAGTACGCCAACATGGCCGGCCGCACCAGGGAGGAAGCCGAGCAGTGGAACCAGAAAAag ATGGATGCCATGGTCTCGACTGCAGGGCAGCGGGAGAAGGATGTGCGTGATTTAAGGCGGGAGATCTCAGACCTGCTGCGCCACATCCAGAGGCTCAACGGGGACCTGGAGGCCCTCCAGAGGAAG GAGGATTCCCTGAAGAAGGACATCGACGACGTGAAGACAGAAGGAGACAAGAGCCTGGAGAACTCTCGGGAGGACATCGCAAAGCTGGAGGAGGCCTTGCGGCGGGCCAAGCAAGACTTGGCCGGACAGATCCGCGAGCACCAGGCGCTGATGAACCTGAAGCTGGCCCTGGACATCGAGATCGCCACCTACCGCAAGCTGCTGGAGGGCGAGGAGCAGAG AATGAACCACCTCATGCGCAACGCAG ATttctaa
- the LOC130204523 gene encoding keratin, type I cytoskeletal 18-like codes for MPSNSAASMFGGAGGRGSRASVASLQGLRNVLRNDTDRDSAPAALKSPVEPQADAAPPAAPAAPADDKQTLRGLNDRLSGYLGRVRDLEKENQDLEDEIDEILFKRKTPEVRDWNEVEKPLEDLKKQIKDIAMDNAKLLLQIENTKLANEDFTKKLDDEIKAGNELEKDLQDLKKTREDTKLNQTQTQREIDLVKEELGRLERDHQEEVDVLVEKVKDSEVKVEMESKSSDLAEVVNNIRYQYDKLAKKNLKDTEEWYQRQFENIKVAEAQNNEHLQSGKSELKELLTQKRSLEIKLQAFLSKLYNLEEALNSTKVEYGQRLGPLNRAILHLQAELRKMRAQVERHVENNNNLLCVKMKLETEMDNYQRLLQGITADPESLDFSLEDVVRRGRQKPDNKVPVQLRRVEEEAPVKREHAPEEEEGGDLVKNEKVAVDNAVSSCTKQEEKAQDQK; via the exons ATGCCTTCAAACAGCGCCGCCAGCATGTTCGGTGGAGCCGGGGGAAGGGGCTCCAGGGCGTCGGTGGCGAGCCTGCAGGGGCTGCGCAACGTGCTGCGCAACGACACGGACAGGGACTCCGCTCCCGCCGCTCTGAAGTCGCCTGTCGAGCCCCAGGCGGATGCGGCCCCTCCCGCCGCCCCCGCGGCTCCCGCGGACGACAAGCAGACCCTGCGGGGTCTGAACGACCGACTGTCCGGCTACCTGGGCCGGGTGAGAGATCTGGAGAAGGAAaaccaggacctggaggacgagATCGATGAGATTTTGTTCAAGAGGAAAACACCTGAGGTGCGCGACTGGAATGAGGTCGAGAAACCCCTGGAGGATCTCAAGAAGCAG ATCAAAGACATCGCCATGGACAACGCCAAGCTGCTGCTCCAGattgaaaacaccaaattgGCGAATGAAGATTTCACGAAAAA GCTGGACGATGAGATAAAGGCAGGGAACGAACTAGAGAAAGACCTGCAGGATCTGAAGAAGACCCGGGAGGACACCAAGCTGAACCAGACGCAGACGCAGAGAGAGATCGATCTGGTGAAGGAGGAGCTCGGTCGCCTCGAGCGGGACCACCAAGAG GAGGTGGACGTCCTGGTCGAGAAGGTCAAGGACTCCGAGGTCAAGGTGGAGATGGAGTCCAAGAGCTCCGACCTGGCCGAGGTGGTCAACAACATCCGCTACCAGTACGACAAGCTCGCCAAGAAGAACCTGAAGGACACCGAGGAGTGGTACCAGAGACAG TTTGAAAACATCAAGGTGGCGGAGGCCCAAAATAACGAGCACCTGCAGTCTGGAAAGTCCGAGCTCAAGGAACTACTCACACAGAAAAGATCTCTGGAAATTAAGCTGCAGGCTTTTCTGAGCAAG CTCTACAATCTGGAGGAGGCCCTGAACAGCACCAAGGTGGAGTACGGCCAGCGCCTGGGCCCCCTCAACCGGGCCATACTGCACCTGCAGGCGGAGCTGAGGAAGATGAGGGCCCAGGTGGAGCGCCAcgtggaaaacaacaacaatctgcTGTGTGTGAAGATGAAGCTGGAGACGGAAATGGATAACTACCAGCGGCTGCTGCAGGGCATCACCGCCGACCCTGAAAG CTTGGACTTTTCTTTAGAAGATGTGGTGCGCCGCG GCCGGCAGAAGCCTGACAATAAGGTGCCTGTGCAGCTGAGACGAGTGGAGGAAGAAGCCCCCGTGAAGCGAGAACACGCccccgaagaagaggagggaggagacctCGTGAAGAACGAGAAGGTCGCCGTCGACAAcgcagtatccagctgcaccaAGCAAGAAGAAAAAGCCCAAGACCAAAAATAA
- the arpc2 gene encoding actin-related protein 2/3 complex subunit 2, with amino-acid sequence MILLEINNRIIEETLSLKFDGASNGTKPEAVDVTFADFDGVLYHISNPNGEKTKLMVSISLKFYKELQEHGADELLKRIYGNFLVSEEDGYNVSLLYDLDALPANKDELIHQAGMLKRNCFASVFEKYFKFQEEGKEGEKRAVVHYRDDESIYLEAKKDRVTVVFSTVFKDDDDVIIGKVFMQEFKEGRRASHTAPQVLFSHREPPLELKDTDAAVGDNIGYITFVLFPRHTNVNTRDNTINLIHTFRDYLHYHIKCSKAYIHTRMRAKTSDFLKVLNRARPDAEKKEMKTISGKTFSR; translated from the exons ATGATCCTGTTAGAAATCAATAACCGTATTATTGAAGAGACGCTGTCGTTGAAGTTCGACGGCGCATCCAACGG AACCAAACCAGAGGCCGTAGATGTGACGTTTGCAG ATTTCGATGGCGTCTTGTACCACATCTCCAACCCCAATGGGGAAAAGACCAAATTGATGGTCAGCATCTCCCTGAAGTTCTAcaaggagctgcaggagcacGGTGCCGACGAG CTGCTCAAGAGGATCTATGGGAATTTCCTGGTTTCAGAAGAGGACG gctacAATGTGTCCCTCCTCTACGATCTGGACGCGCTACCGGCCAACAAAGACGAGCTGATCCACCAGGCGGGCATGCTCAAGAGGAACTGTTTCGCCTCGGTGTTTGAAAAGTACTTCAAGTTCCAGGAAGAGGGCAAAGAGGGCGAGAAGAGGGCCGTGGTCCACTACAGAGATGACGAGTCCAT ttaTCTGGAGGCCAAGAAAGACCGAGTGACGGTTGTGTTCAGCACGGTGTTCAAAGACGACGACGACGTCATCATCGGCAAAGTTttcatgcag GAGTTCAAAGAGGGTCGGCGAGCCAGCCACACGGCCCCCCAGGTGCTGTTCAGCCACAGGGAGCCCCCGCTGGAGCTGAAGGACACGGACGCCGCCGTGGGGGACAACATTGGATACATCACCTTCG TCCTGTTCCCACGCCACACCAATGTCAATACCAGAGACAACACCATCAACCTCATCCACACCTTCAGGGACTACCTGCACTACCACATAAAGTGCTCCAAG GCCTACATTCACACACGCATGAGGGCCAAGACGTCAGACTTCCTCAAGGTGCTGAACCGCGCTCGACCCGACGccgagaagaaggagatgaagaccaTCTC TGGAAAAACGTTCTCCCGCTGA
- the LOC130204807 gene encoding C-X-C chemokine receptor type 1, translated as MYLFSLDEELNDTTYGNYTTYGNYTPYIVDPETLLCEITLPAATAALTLSILLIAIFLLAIPGNLLVGWVIGTSRQKLTPSDVYLFHLTIADGLMALTIPFWAVALIEGWIFGDFLCKVLSLVMEANFYTSILFLACISVDRYLVIVHARESLRSRQRTHSWLLCAVVWALGWALALPALFNDTSKLNSETTICRETFDIGSAVSWRNVTRGFRHILGFLLPLLVMVVCYGVTVARLLRTRGFQKHRAMKVIIAVVIAFLLCWTPYHVTLVVDTLLRADVIQFDCALRRSVDLALVITNSLALLHSCINPVLYAFVGEKFRNKMSQLVQRRARKEMMSGAKFSRSTSQTSEGNGAIL; from the coding sequence ATGTACCTCTtttctctggatgaggaacTGAACGATACCACCTACGGAAACTATACCACCTACGGAAACTACACGCCCTACATTGTGGATCCAGAGACGTTACTATGTGAGATAACGCTGCCGGCTGCCACAGCGGCTTTGACCCTCAGCATCCTCCTCATAGCCATCTTTTTACTGGCGATACCAGGGAACCTGTTGGTGGGGTGGGTGATCGGCACCAGCAGACAGAAGCTGACTCCTTCTGACGTGTACTTGTTCCACCTGACGATAGCGGACGGTCTGATGGCCCTGACCATCCCATTCTGGGCCGTGGCCCTGATTGAAGGCTGGATCTTCGGAGACTTCCTGTGCAAGGTCCTCAGCCTCGTCATGGAGGCAAACTTCTACACCAGCATCCTCTTCCTGGCCTGTATCAGCGTCGACCGCTACCTCGTGATCGTGCACGCCAGAGAGAGCCTCCGGAGTCGCCAGAGGACGCACAGCTGGCTCCTGTGTGCGGTGGTGTGGGCCCTCGGTTGGGCCCTCGCTCTGCCCGCGCTCTTCAACGACACCTCCAAGCTGAACTCGGAGACGACGATTTGCCGCGAGACTTTCGACATCGGCAGCGCCGTCTCGTGGAGGAACGTCACTCGCGGGTTCCGCCACATTTTGGGCTTCTTGCTCCCGCTGCTCGTCATGGTGGTCTGCTACGGCGTCACCGTCGCCCGGCTACTGCGCACCCGCGGCTTCCAGAAGCACCGGGCCATGAAGGTGATCATCGCCGTGGTGATCGCGTTCCTGCTGTGCTGGACGCCGTACCACGTGACCTTGGTGGTGGACACGCTCCTGAGGGCCGACGTGATACAGTTCGACTGCGCTCTGAGGAGGTCCGTGGACTTGGCGTTGGTGATAACGAACAGCCTGGCGCTGCTCCACAGCTGCATCAACCCGGTCCTCTACGCGTTCGTGGGAGAGAAGTTCAGGAACAAAATGAGCCAACTCGTGCAGAGGAGAGCCAGAAAGGAGATGATGTCGGGGGCCAAGTTCAGCAGGTCGACGTCTCAGACCTCAGAAGGCAACGGAGCTATTCTCTGA
- the slc19a1 gene encoding reduced folate transporter, with product MVADCTAGSGDGSEGEKEMDQKAPASDDIGGHGDRDVETVEGPAPSEGPPGEAAEPRKWKGAVIFLCFYGFMMAIKPGEPFITPYLLSPEKNLTRQQVTNEITPVLTYSYMVVLVPAFLLTDLLRYKPVLIIQGVSQVVIWVILLLGSSLLEMQFMELFYGITMACRLAYSSYIFSLVTPALYQRVAGYSRTAVLLGVFTSSVLGQLFISVGEVSFYTLSAISLGFVSFGLTLSLCLPWPKRSLFFNRTRNLEQVAAKSELDQMNPKESAVTPAASASGWRDSVFVHMLLEVRNVTRRPNLRLWSLWWVFNSTGYYLVLFYVHILWNTVHPVTENKNVYNGGVEAASTLLSALTSFIAGYVKIRWNVWSELVIGVITALQAGLLLLMGTTDNIWVCYTAYVLFRGFYQFLVPIATFQIASSLTKELCALVFGINTFLGTLLKTIINLIFSDKRGLGLDVHSQFLVYFVYFTILTVVYLVCAAVVIVRHYRNQREGGGDSEQVASTELSPVAAESEALSNGKSAKA from the exons ATGGTGGCGGATTGCACAGCAGGAAGTGGAGACggatcagagggggagaaggaaatGGACCAGAAGGCGCCTGCGTCTGACGACATCGGAGGACATGGAGATAGAGACGTGGAGACGGTCGAGGGCCCGGCTCCTTCCGAAGGTCCCCCGGGGGAAGCGGCGGAGCCCAGAAAGTGGAAGGGGGCCGTAATATTCTTGTGTTTCTACGGGTTTATGATGGCGATAAAGCCCGGGGAGCCCTTCATTACACCGTATCTTCTCAGCCCTGAGAAGAACTTAACCAGGCAACAG GTGACCAATGAGATCACTCCGGTGCTGACCTACTCCTACATGGTGGTGCTGGTGCCGGCCTTCCTGCTGACGGACCTTCTGCGCTACAAGCCGGTCCTGATCATCCAGGGCGTCAGCCAGGTGGTCATCTGGGTCATTCTGCTGCTGGGCTCCAGCCTCCTGGAGATGCAGTTCATGGAGCTCTTCTACGGCATCACCATGGCCTGCCGCTTGGCCTACTCCTCCTACATCTTCTCCCTGGTCACCCCGGCCCTCTACCAGCGCGTGGCCGGGTACTCGCGCACCGCGGTCCTCCTCGGGGTGTTCACCAGCTCGGTGCTGGGCCAGCTGTTCATCTCCGTCGGCGAAGTCAGCTTCTACACGCTCAGCGCCATATCTCTGGGGTTCGTCAGCTTCGGGCTGACGCTGTCGTTGTGCCTGCCCTGGCCGAAACGCTCCCTGTTTTTTAACCGGACGCGGAATCTGGAGCAAGTGGCCGCCAAGTCAGAACTGGATCAAATGAACCCGAAAGAGAGCGCCGTGACTCCGGCGGCCTCCGCATCGGGCTGGAGGGACTCTGTCTTTGTGCATATGCTGCTGGAGGTGAGAAACGTGACGAGGAGGCCCAACCTGAGGCTCTGGTCCCTGTGGTGGGTGTTCAACTCCACAGGGTACTACCTGGTGCTGTTCTACGTCCACATCCTGTGGAACACAGTCCATCCGGTCACGGAGAACAAGAACGTTTACAACGGGGGAGTGGAGGCAGCTTCTACCCTGCTGA GTGCACTCACTTCCTTCATCGCCGGCTACGTGAAAATCCGGTGGAACGTGTGGTCCGAGCTGGTCATCGGCGTCATCACGGCGCTGCAGGCGGGTCTGCTGCTCCTCATGGGCACCACGGACAACATCTGGGTCTGCTACACGGCCTACGTCCTCTTCAGGGGCTTCTACCAGTTCCTGGTGCCGATCGCCAC TTTCCAGATCGCCTCGTCGCTCACCAAGGAGCTGTGCGCCTTAGTGTTTGGCATCAACACCTTTTTGGGGACCCTCCTGAAGACCATCATCAACCTGATATTTTCCGACAAGAGAGGTCTGGGGTTGGACGTGCACTCTCAG TTCTTGGTCTACTTCGTGTACTTCACCATTCTCACGGTCGTCTACCTCGTCTGTGCTGCCGTGGTCATCGTCCGTCACTATAGGAACCAGCGAGAAGGGGGCGGGGACAGCGAACAGGTGGCGTCCACAGAGCTCAGCCCCGTGGCTGCAGAATCAGAAGCTCTGTCCAACGGCAAAAGTGCCAAAGCGTAA
- the LOC130204336 gene encoding uncharacterized protein LOC130204336 isoform X2: MCPRETSVRLAAWSCVLLAVVSAGSEITAYVGAGGEIVLLPGDFSEAVATAVWKHDQNIAADFDGTETVRYRQFEERGSLNPMNGVMRITGLTRNDSGLYTCEVNGVLTSPNVRLFVIFAVPKPTVRTSCDEDSCTLTCDGDTAGADPVTCRWGRDDEWTAGSPALRITKDGSSGVAEFSCELENPVGREVSRPVRNPFASAAPGGRLNVSAGVTVFIILLVAVLLLVGVHRCKTGMWFFQKTSMPWEPNFWRKNERPPGNAAASNGTSARENGQTDEETPLS; this comes from the exons AGATCACCGCCTACGTGGGGGCGGGCGGCGAGATCGTCCTCTTGCCGGGCGACTTCTCCGAGGCCGTCGCCACCGCCGTCTGGAAGCACGATCAGAACATCGCCGCCGACTTCGACGGAACGGAAACCGTTCGGTATCGTCAGTTCGAAG AACGCGGGAGCCTGAACCCGATGAACGGAGTGATGAGGATCACGGGGCTGACCCGAAACGACAGCGGGCTGTACACATGCGAAGTCAACGGCGTGCTCACGAGTCCAAACGTCCGTCTCTTCGTCATCT TCGCCGTCCCGAAACCCACCGTCCGCACATCCTGTGACGAGGACAGCTGCACTCTGACCTGTGACGGAGACACGGCGGGCGCCGACCCGGTCACCTGCAGGTGGGGGCGGGACGACGAGTGGACGGCCGGCTCTCCGGCGCTGCGCATCACGAAG GACGGAAGTTCGGGCGTCGCCGAGTTCAGCTGCGAGTTGGAGAATCCGGTCGGCCGGGAGGTCAGCCGACCCGTCCGCAACCCGTTCGCCTCCGCAG CTCCCGGGGGACGGCTGAACGTCTCCGCGGGAGTCACGGTCTTCATCATTCTGCTGGTCGCCGTGCTGCTGCTGGTCGGCGTCCACAGGTGTAAAACAG GAATGTGGTTCTTCCAAAAAA CCTCCATGCCGTGGGAACCAA ACTTCTGGAGGAAGAACGAGAGGCCAC CAGGAAATGCTGCTGCATCTAATGGCACATCTGCTCGAGAGAATGGGCAAACAGACG AGGAAACACCGTTGTCATAA
- the LOC130204336 gene encoding uncharacterized protein LOC130204336 isoform X1 encodes MCPRETSVRLAAWSCVLLAVVSAGSEITAYVGAGGEIVLLPGDFSEAVATAVWKHDQNIAADFDGTETVRYRQFEERGSLNPMNGVMRITGLTRNDSGLYTCEVNGVLTSPNVRLFVIFAVPKPTVRTSCDEDSCTLTCDGDTAGADPVTCRWGRDDEWTAGSPALRITKDGSSGVAEFSCELENPVGREVSRPVRNPFASAVSAPGGRLNVSAGVTVFIILLVAVLLLVGVHRCKTGMWFFQKTSMPWEPNFWRKNERPPGNAAASNGTSARENGQTDEETPLS; translated from the exons AGATCACCGCCTACGTGGGGGCGGGCGGCGAGATCGTCCTCTTGCCGGGCGACTTCTCCGAGGCCGTCGCCACCGCCGTCTGGAAGCACGATCAGAACATCGCCGCCGACTTCGACGGAACGGAAACCGTTCGGTATCGTCAGTTCGAAG AACGCGGGAGCCTGAACCCGATGAACGGAGTGATGAGGATCACGGGGCTGACCCGAAACGACAGCGGGCTGTACACATGCGAAGTCAACGGCGTGCTCACGAGTCCAAACGTCCGTCTCTTCGTCATCT TCGCCGTCCCGAAACCCACCGTCCGCACATCCTGTGACGAGGACAGCTGCACTCTGACCTGTGACGGAGACACGGCGGGCGCCGACCCGGTCACCTGCAGGTGGGGGCGGGACGACGAGTGGACGGCCGGCTCTCCGGCGCTGCGCATCACGAAG GACGGAAGTTCGGGCGTCGCCGAGTTCAGCTGCGAGTTGGAGAATCCGGTCGGCCGGGAGGTCAGCCGACCCGTCCGCAACCCGTTCGCCTCCGCAG TTTCAGCTCCCGGGGGACGGCTGAACGTCTCCGCGGGAGTCACGGTCTTCATCATTCTGCTGGTCGCCGTGCTGCTGCTGGTCGGCGTCCACAGGTGTAAAACAG GAATGTGGTTCTTCCAAAAAA CCTCCATGCCGTGGGAACCAA ACTTCTGGAGGAAGAACGAGAGGCCAC CAGGAAATGCTGCTGCATCTAATGGCACATCTGCTCGAGAGAATGGGCAAACAGACG AGGAAACACCGTTGTCATAA